ATACCCTCATCATGTATGATCTTTAGAAAGTAAGGATGATGCCAATGCTTGAGGATTATGATGCGTGGTTTGAAAAGAATCGGGCGAGTGTTCTAGATGACTTTTTTACTTTTCTAAAGTTTCCTAGTATCAGTACCGACCCTGCTCACAAAAAGGATATGCTTGCTTGTCAAAAGTGGCTGGCCTCTTATATGGAATCTTGTGGCCTTAACGTAGAGGTTTGGGAGACGTCGGGACATTCCTCTGTTTTTGGAGAAATGCCCTCGAAAGAAAAGGATGCTCCAATACTTCTTTTTTATGGGCACTATGATGTGCAGCCTGCGGTTCCTCTTGATGAATGGAAAAGCCCTCCTTTTGAACCTGAAGTGCGTGATAATGTTGTCTATGCTCGTGGAGCAATCGATAATAAAGGACAAGGTTTTTACACCCTCATAGGAATTCGAGCCTTTCTTGAACTTGCTCAAGAGAAGAATGTCCATATTAAGGTTTTGATCGAAGGGGAAGAAGAGGTAGGAAGTCCAGGGTTGGAAGGAATTATTGAGGCAAAAAGAAAGGCCTTGAAAGCAGACCATGTTTTCGTTGTAGATTTAGATATGTCAGCAAGGGGAAAGCCCGCCGTTACACTGGGGATTCGAGGCGTTGCAAACCTGAATGCAACAGTCACCAATACGAATTGCGACCTTCATTCGGGAGTCTTTGGAGGAATGGTTTTGAACCCAGCTCGTGCTTTAGCAACAGTGCTTGGGAAGATGTGGGATGATCAGGGAAAAGTTACGATTCCTGGATTCTATGATGGGGTCAAAACCCTTTCAAAAGAAGAACTCTCTATTCTGAATTGGGACACGGATGTGAAAGCAGAGGCAGCGTCTCTAGATGTTAGAGTATTTCAAGGGGAAGGAGATTACTCATTATTGGAGTCGAACTGGATTTGTCCGACTCTCGAGATAAACGGAATAGAAAGTGGGTATACCGGGGATGGATTTAAAACAATTATCCCAGCAAAAGCATCTGTAAAACTCTCTTGCCGCTTAGTTCCTGGTCAAGATCCTGAAAAAGTTTTGAAGGAAATTGCCGCTTTTTTGAAAAATAATCTTCCAGAGGGTATAGAGTTAGGTTTAGAAATGGGGCATGGCACTCCCGGTGTGATGACTTCTCCTCAATCGGATACCGTTGAAGGGACGATTAAGGCATATGAACGGGTGTATAGCGCCCCTTGCTGCCGTCAGCTGTGTGGAGCAACCATACCGATTGTCCCAACGCTTTCGCGCATATGTGGAGGAGAATTAGTGATGATGGGAGTGGGGCTTTCCACTGATAATATGCATGCTCCCAATGAGTGTTTTGGACTTGATCGATTTAAGGAAGGTTTTTTATCGGTGACTCAAATATTAGAGATATTTTCGGGCGGAGGCTATTAGATGGCACGCATGAATGACATCATCAAGAAGTGGGCCGATTTCTCGGATTCGGAGACGAAGCCGCTTTTCTGGATGCTATTAGGACCTCTTTTAATGATGCTCACAATTACCCTTTCTGCGCCCTTTATATCGAATCCATTTCTTCCTCTCATTGCCGTTTCAGGCCTTGTTTTTTCTTGGCGGTATCGGATAAGCGGCTTTGCTCTCACTTTAATGGGATTGGTGACATATTTTGCTTTTAGTTACTTGTTCGGACGCAGTGACGTGTTTCTGTGGAAATTAGCTTGGGGAGCCTCTCTCGTTCTTGGCCTGACCATTTCATTTCTTTCCATGGAAGAGCTAAAGAATTATTACGCTAAGATGAAAAATGGAAAGGAAAAGGCACTAAAGGATCTTCAGATCTCTCTTCAGAGCTTTGAAGAAAAAACTGCTGTAGAAAAACGGGTACAGGATAAAGAAATCGAGACTCTTAAAGAAGAGCTTTTGTCGGCAAGGGAGGAAGTTGAAGCTCTCCTAAACCTCATCGAGGCTAGTCGTATTGAGTCAGATAAAATTTATAAGCAAAGCGACGCTTTGACGCATGAATCACTCGAAATGCATCGAGAGATGGAGGTGTTGAAGCTTGATCTGCATGAGAAGCTTCGTAAGTTATTGGGTCTTGAGGAAAGACACGATTTCATAACCCAGGTTGCTGGAGAGAGATTAAAAACACTCAACACCTTCCGCGTTGAACTTTATCAGTCGCGACTTCTTAATGAAAATTATCAAAAGCAGATCCGAAGGGCACGAGAGTACTTCCTTTCTCAAAAGAAGAAGAACTCTACTTCAGAGTCGCCTCTCAAGGAAAAAAGTCAGCATCTTGTTCTCCAGACCCTTGAAAAAGATAAAGGGATGATCAAAAAGATCTACGATCAAATATTAGATGATTATCAGAAGGTTAAAAAGTCCTTTGATGAAGGGACTGCAAAACTTAAGAAAGCTCCAGACGATATCCTTGCCAAAGAAGTGACAAAACTTACTAGCGAAGTCAAGGAAAAGAAGAAAAAGCTTGAGCAAACAAAGTCAGAGCTCATTGGGATTGAGCGGGAAATATTCGTAACTAAAAAAGGGCTTCAGCAAACTTTAGGGCAAGGTTAGAATTTCATAGCCATCATCTGTAATAAGAAGGGTATGTTCCCACTGAGCGCTGGGTTTCCCATCGGTTGTACGCGCTGTCCACTCATCTTTTGGATCAATGATTCCTGAGCGAACACCAGCGTTAATCATAGGCTCAATCGTAAATGTCATTCCTGCAGCAAGGGGAATTTGAGTGTTGTTATAGCAGTGAGGGATTTGGGGAGCTTCATGAAATTCCATGCCCACGCCGTGTGCGACAAATTGGTTCACAACGGAACATCCCTCAGAAGAAGCATAATCTTCAATTGTTTGTCCAATGTCAGAGACCAAGATCCCAGGTTTTAAGATTTTTATTGCTCGCATGAGGCATTCATAGGAAACATCGACAACTTTCTGTTTCTCTTCTCCGATTTCCCCGATGCAAACCATGGCACTGCAGTCCCCATAGAACCCATTTAGGATCGAGGTGACATCAATATTGAGGATATCCCCATTTCTAAGCACAGTGTTATTAGGAATTCCATGACAGATCACCTCATTAAGAGAGGTGCAGATTCCTTTTGGAAAAGGAGGGTGGCCATATCCTAAAGCAGCTGGCGTTGCACCGGCTTCTTTATGAAGCGTTGTTGAGAGATTGTCGAGTTCAAGGGTTGTGACCCCTTCTTTAGCTAAGGCACAGACTTTCTTGAGAATTGTCGCAGCAAGCTTTGATGCAGCGCGGATTCCTTCAATCTGCTCGGGAGTCTTTAGAACGATTTGATAGTTCTTAAAATATGACGCCTTTTGCGTTTCGAAATTTTGAGGTGGCATGAAGGGGTGGTGGCATTTTTTCCATTTTTTCCCACTACCGCACCAACAAGGATCATTTCTCGAAATCATAATTGGGGATTATACGCATGTTTCAATCTACTGTCTATAGAAAACGGCATGGAGTGTAAGGCCATGGGCGGGGGCCGTTATTCCAGCAAACGTTCGATCTTTTTTGGTAAGAAGGTGTCTTGCCTCAGCTAGTGTTAACTTACCCATTCCCACGTAGACAAGGGTTCCGACAATGTTGCGGGCCATTTTATAAAGAAAATTACTCCCTTCAATCTCAATACGAAGGTTAGAGTCTTCTTCAATTAGGTCGATGCGGCGCAGTGTTCGAGTCGTATCTTTAGGTTTAGGGAAATTGATATTAGTCAACGCAGAAAAATCATGTGTTCCAATAAAAAAAGAAGAAGCCTCTCTCATGAGCCCAATATTAATAGGAGTGTGAATATGCCAGGAAAAATTTCTTGTAAAGGGAGATTGGACAGGGGCGAGGTGAAGGTGGTAGTGGTATTCTTTTCCCTCATTGTCAAGGGTGGGGTGGAAGGAATCCTTGACTTCTTCCAAAGAGAGGACTCGAATGGATTTTGGAAGGAGTTGATTGAGGCTGATCAAAAGGCGCGTTAAATCTTTCTTTTTTGTCGGCTTGAAATTCACGACTTGCCCATGAGCATGAACTCCTGCATCTGTTCTTGAGGCGGCTTGCAGAACTAGGGGCTCTTGGTAGACCTTTTCCAAAGCTTGGCGAAGAGCCTTCTCTATTGTGGGACCATCACTTCCTTCTTGCCAACCAAGATAAGAGGCTCCATCATATGAGATAATCAACTTGATATTCATAGGGGAAAGAATACCATAATCCTACTTGTTTTGAAAGAGAGTGATTCCTTCAAGAAACATTTGAATTGCCATGAGGGTAAGAAGAAGTCCCATGAGTCTTTCACATGCGCTGATTCCCCGATTGCCAAGGATTCTTTTGAGAAAAGGAGAGGTAAAAAGGATCAGAGTTGAGATGACCCATGCAATGCAGATAGAGGAGATCAGAAGAGATGTTGGTTCCCTGTGAGAATAAATCATTACAGCAGCAAGGACTGAAGGCCCTGCCACTAGGGGGATTGCTAGAGGAACTATGAAAGGTTCTCCCTTTTCAACTCCCTCTATTCCATAGCTTGCTCCATTTGGAAAAATCATTTTGAGGGCAATGATAAATAAGATGATCCCCCCAGCAATCAGAATCGTTTCTTGTCCAACATTAAGAATTTCCAGGAGGTATTCCCCAATGAATGTGAAAAGAACGATCACCCCAAGGGCAATGAGTAACTCACGGATAATAATCATCCGCTGTCTTTTGGGTTCGACATCTTTGAGCACGGAGATATAAATGGGAATGTTGCCGACAGGGTCCATCAGCAAA
The window above is part of the Candidatus Neptunochlamydia sp. REUL1 genome. Proteins encoded here:
- a CDS encoding M20/M25/M40 family metallo-hydrolase, yielding MLEDYDAWFEKNRASVLDDFFTFLKFPSISTDPAHKKDMLACQKWLASYMESCGLNVEVWETSGHSSVFGEMPSKEKDAPILLFYGHYDVQPAVPLDEWKSPPFEPEVRDNVVYARGAIDNKGQGFYTLIGIRAFLELAQEKNVHIKVLIEGEEEVGSPGLEGIIEAKRKALKADHVFVVDLDMSARGKPAVTLGIRGVANLNATVTNTNCDLHSGVFGGMVLNPARALATVLGKMWDDQGKVTIPGFYDGVKTLSKEELSILNWDTDVKAEAASLDVRVFQGEGDYSLLESNWICPTLEINGIESGYTGDGFKTIIPAKASVKLSCRLVPGQDPEKVLKEIAAFLKNNLPEGIELGLEMGHGTPGVMTSPQSDTVEGTIKAYERVYSAPCCRQLCGATIPIVPTLSRICGGELVMMGVGLSTDNMHAPNECFGLDRFKEGFLSVTQILEIFSGGGY
- a CDS encoding methionyl aminopeptidase, which gives rise to MSRNDPCWCGSGKKWKKCHHPFMPPQNFETQKASYFKNYQIVLKTPEQIEGIRAASKLAATILKKVCALAKEGVTTLELDNLSTTLHKEAGATPAALGYGHPPFPKGICTSLNEVICHGIPNNTVLRNGDILNIDVTSILNGFYGDCSAMVCIGEIGEEKQKVVDVSYECLMRAIKILKPGILVSDIGQTIEDYASSEGCSVVNQFVAHGVGMEFHEAPQIPHCYNNTQIPLAAGMTFTIEPMINAGVRSGIIDPKDEWTARTTDGKPSAQWEHTLLITDDGYEILTLP
- the truA gene encoding tRNA pseudouridine(38-40) synthase TruA, whose amino-acid sequence is MNIKLIISYDGASYLGWQEGSDGPTIEKALRQALEKVYQEPLVLQAASRTDAGVHAHGQVVNFKPTKKKDLTRLLISLNQLLPKSIRVLSLEEVKDSFHPTLDNEGKEYHYHLHLAPVQSPFTRNFSWHIHTPINIGLMREASSFFIGTHDFSALTNINFPKPKDTTRTLRRIDLIEEDSNLRIEIEGSNFLYKMARNIVGTLVYVGMGKLTLAEARHLLTKKDRTFAGITAPAHGLTLHAVFYRQ
- a CDS encoding YhgN family NAAT transporter, which gives rise to MNHSLFTISFALFLLMDPVGNIPIYISVLKDVEPKRQRMIIIRELLIALGVIVLFTFIGEYLLEILNVGQETILIAGGIILFIIALKMIFPNGASYGIEGVEKGEPFIVPLAIPLVAGPSVLAAVMIYSHREPTSLLISSICIAWVISTLILFTSPFLKRILGNRGISACERLMGLLLTLMAIQMFLEGITLFQNK